The following are encoded in a window of Verrucomicrobiia bacterium genomic DNA:
- a CDS encoding cytochrome c family protein produces MSDVFPKWTNRLPIYALMSLLLFGGGAVAGLWYYFTPKYTRVGYTPIQPVAFSHATHVGQLGMDCRYCHSGVEQSWYSNIPSAATCMNCHNQVLKDDPRLALVRESAQTGRPIPWVQVHKLPDYVYFNHAVHVNRGISCLSCHGNIHQMEEVRHAQPLSMAFCLECHRAPEPNLRPLDKVTDLAWDPHQHLPKDWAQKAVRDWKVNPSQHCSACHR; encoded by the coding sequence ATGTCGGATGTTTTTCCTAAATGGACCAACCGGCTGCCGATTTACGCCCTCATGAGTCTTTTGTTGTTTGGGGGGGGCGCGGTGGCGGGTTTGTGGTATTATTTCACGCCCAAGTACACGCGGGTGGGTTACACGCCCATCCAGCCGGTGGCGTTTTCGCATGCCACGCACGTGGGGCAGTTGGGCATGGATTGCCGGTATTGCCATAGCGGCGTGGAGCAGTCCTGGTACTCCAACATTCCCTCCGCCGCCACCTGCATGAACTGCCACAATCAGGTGTTAAAGGATGATCCGCGGTTGGCGCTGGTGCGGGAGAGCGCGCAGACGGGCCGGCCCATTCCGTGGGTGCAGGTGCACAAACTGCCGGATTATGTGTATTTCAACCACGCGGTGCATGTGAATCGCGGGATTAGCTGTCTGAGTTGTCATGGCAACATTCATCAAATGGAAGAGGTGCGGCATGCCCAGCCCCTGAGCATGGCCTTCTGTCTGGAGTGTCACCGGGCGCCGGAGCCGAATCTGCGGCCGCTCGACAAGGTGACCGATCTGGCGTGGGATCCGCATCAGCACCTGCCCAAAGACTGGGCGCAGAAAGCGGTGCGTGACTGGAAAGTCAATCCTTCCCAACATTGCTCCGCCTGCCACCGATGA